In Cydia amplana chromosome 25, ilCydAmpl1.1, whole genome shotgun sequence, one genomic interval encodes:
- the LOC134659871 gene encoding zinc finger protein OZF-like, whose amino-acid sequence MHEGTLFRRRFKERKKKGKVNTELEETGEYQCDLCSKKFTVKKYLIGHLNYHKYKKPFHCGICDKTFSCETYASAHERIHTGEKPYSCKLCNKAFRCSSHLIKHERTHTEEKPFSCEVCKKQFREKTQLKLHELLHKGEEAKQYPCKFCPKKFIHMYKLTIHERNHTGVRPFECKTCGQSFVQKFQLDSHNRLHTGDKPRVCEICGKHFITKADLVRHERIHTGTKPYSCDVCQRQFSQKAHLNSHMLVHSGEKPYSCETCSKKFSCKPSLVIHSRVHTNERPYPCRVCGRQFKQGGVRRRHEATHTRDKTIACEVCNEHFALKRELKKHQRVHVVYTCDICNKVFRDKFNFNRHVQTHSEQAAETEEN is encoded by the coding sequence ATGCATGAAGGAACCCTGTTCAGAAGGAGGTTCaaggaaagaaagaaaaaaggaAAAGTTAACACGGAACTTGAAGAGACTGGGGAATATCAATGCGATCTATGCAGCAAGAAGTTCACAGTAAAAAAGTATTTGATCGGCCATCTTAACTATCACAAGTATAAAAAACCATTTCATTGCGGTATATGTGACAAAACGTTTTCGTGTGAGACTTACGCGTCTGCGCACGAGAGGATACACACTGGTGAGAAACCATACAGTTGCAAGCTCTGCAATAAAGCTTTCAGGTGCTCCAGCCATCTGATCAAGCATGAAAGAACTCATACAGAGGAGAAGCCCTTCTCGTGTGAAGTTTGTAAAAAGCAATTTAGAGAGAAAACACAACTAAAGCTTCATGAGCTTTTACACAAAGGGGAAGAGGCAAAACAGTATCCTTGCAAGTTTTGTCCAAAGaagtttatacatatgtataagctGACAATTCACGAGCGAAATCATACTGGGGTTAGGCCGTTTGAGTGTAAAACGTGCGGGCAGAGCTTTGTTCAAAAGTTCCAACTAGACAGTCATAACAGATTACACACCGGCGACAAACCGCGTGTATGCGAAATATGCGGCAAGCATTTTATAACAAAGGCGGACTTAGTGAGACACGAGCGCATACACACAGGCACCAAGCCGTACAGCTGCGATGTATGCCAGCGGCAGTTCAGCCAAAAAGCGCACTTAAACTCTCACATGTTAGTTCACAGCGGAGAGAAACCCTACTCGTGCGAGACATGCTCAAAGAAGTTCAGCTGCAAACCCTCTTTGGTTATTCACTCGCGGGTACACACGAACGAGAGACCGTACCCGTGCCGGGTATGCGGGAGGCAGTTCAAACAGGGTGGCGTCAGGAGGAGGCATGAAGCGACTCACACGAGGGACAAAACCATAGCATGCGAAGTGTGCAACGAACATTTTGCCCTTAAAAGGGAGCTGAAGAAACACCAAAGGGTACACGTGGTGTACACTTGTGATATATGCAATAAGGTGTTTAGGGATAAATTCAATTTTAATAGACACGTGCAGACGCATAGTGAGCAAGCGGCGGAAACCGAGGAAAACTAA